The following coding sequences lie in one Apium graveolens cultivar Ventura chromosome 3, ASM990537v1, whole genome shotgun sequence genomic window:
- the LOC141713145 gene encoding cytochrome P450 CYP736A12-like: MWRKPFKLMLNLNTNLNTKTYKMSPTDFTVLLVLVGVVCSSIHFVRTIFTNTPLRRRKLPPGPPGLPLVGHLHMLGKFPPRTLYKLSQKYGHIMSLRLGSVPTIIISSPSAAELFLKTHDTVFASRPKSQAAYYLSNGTKAMGFSDQYGPYWRSVRKFCTLEFLSATKIDSMAGLRREELRLVVESLKKAAEARAIVNLSETVSRLIEDMTCRMLFGKSRDDRFNLSKVLHELAEIMGTFSIADFIPILGPLDLQGLSRRLKVTSRAADKILETIIDDHEMDASNDSEKLNRDFLDAILSLRNNPTSTHEPLAQNINRSNIKAILLDMLFAAIDTSQTAIEWVMSELIRHPRVMKLVQQEIGNVRPNREFVEESDLSKLIYLDMVVKESMRLHPVAPLLVPHESIRDILIDGYYIPNKSRILVNTWGIGRDPRIWSGNVEEFLPERFVGTNIDLRGKSFQLIPFGSGRRGCPGIHLGIVYIKLVVAQLVHNFDWELPLGISPNGLNMDESFGLTMPRANHLVAIPSLRQS, encoded by the exons ATGTGGCGAAAACCCTTTAAGTTGATGTTAAACCTTAACACTAACCTGAACACTAAAACTTATAAAATGTCTCCCACCGATTTTACCGTTCTTTTGGTTCTGGTAGGAGTGGTTTGTTCGTCCATCCATTTTGTCCGAACCATCTTCACCAATACCCCGCTCCGCCGCCGCAAGCTACCACCAGGTCCTCCTGGTTTACCGCTTGTAGGTCACCTCCACATGTTAGGAAAGTTTCCTCCCCGCACTCTCTACAAGCTGTCACAAAAATATGGTCACATAATGTCCCTCCGCCTTGGCTCTGTCCCTACCATTATCATCTCATCTCCATCTGCAGCCGAGCTCTTCCTCAAGACCCACGACACCGTTTTTGCTAGCCGTCCCAAATCTCAAGCCGCTTATTACTTATCCAATGGCACCAAAGCAATGGGATTTAGTGATCAGTATGGCCCCTACTGGCGCAGCGTGAGAAAGTTTTGCACATTGGAGTTTCTCAGTGCCACCAAGATCGACTCCATGGCGGGTCTGAGAAGGGAGGAACTGAGGCTGGTGGTGGAGTCATTAAAAAAAGCTGCAGAGGCACGTGCCATAGTGAACCTTAGCGAGACAGTATCGCGTCTAATAGAAGATATGACTTGTAGAATGTTGTTTGGAAAGAGCAGAGATGACAGGTTTAACTTGAGTAAGGTATTACACGAATTGGCAGAGATTATGGGAACCTTCAGTATTGCCGATTTTATCCCAATTCTGGGGCCACTTGATCTTCAG GGATTAAGTAGGCGGCTCAAAGTTACTAGCAGGGCAGCAGACAAAATCTTGGAAACTATCATTGATGATCATGAAATGGATGCTTCTAATGACTCTGAAAAACTAAACAGGGACTTTTTGGATGCCATTTTATCATTGAGAAACAACCCCACAAGTACTCATGAGCCGTTAGCGCAGAACATTAATCGATCTAATATCAAAGCAATCCTCTTGGACATGCTTTTTGCAGCCATTGATACTTCTCAAACTGCAATTGAGTGGGTCATGTCAGAACTTATACGACACCCAAGAGTGATGAAACTAGTTCAACAAGAAATTGGGAACGTCAGACCAAATCGCGAATTTGTGGAAGAGTCAGATTTATCAAAACTTATTTACCTAGATATGGTTGTCAAAGAAAGCATGAGACTGCATCCAGTTGCACCGCTATTAGTTCCTCATGAGTCGATAAGAGACATTTTGATAGATGGATATTACATACCAAATAAATCACGCATTCTTGTGAATACTTGGGGCATAGGACGAGACCCTAGAATTTGGTCTGGAAATGTTGAAGAATTCCTTCCGGAGAGATTTGTTGGTACTAACATAGATCTCCGGGGAAAAAGTTTTCAACTTATACCTTTTGGTTCAGGAAGAAGAGGTTGTCCAGGTATACACTTGGGCATTGTATATATAAAACTGGTAGTAGCTCAGTTGGTACACAACTTCGATTGGGAGCTACCTTTGGGCATATCACCTAATGGGTTAAATATGGATGAAAGTTTTGGTCTGACTATGCCAAGAGCAAATCATCTTGTAGCCATACCGAGTCTTCGGCAGTCATAA
- the LOC141710980 gene encoding uncharacterized protein LOC141710980 isoform X1, with protein MEDSGAILCEISLLKDMLDQVNEEIESNYQITREIESEIVKCCEIETEYAVWESELTGTLYHLHFEINGFMAVTSDSMASIKGLKTELSSLRIKWDEICEEMNKKQEDFISSCLNFQKGIDQGENCEMKTVLSQKANLEDEIKLLTMKNSSLQNSVSAFVEDLLEDLHHTNSALHFEIQSGNLENEKLLKDIDELKATLLSVISM; from the exons ATGGAGGATTCCGGCGCCATTTTATGCGAAATCTCTCTTCTTAAAGATATGCTTGATCAG GTAAATGAAGAAATTGAATCGAATTATCAGATAACTAGAGAAATTGAATCGGAGATTGTAAAGTGTTGTGAGATTGAGACGGAGTATGCGGTTTGGGAATCGGAATTGACCGGGACTTTGTACCACTTGCATTTCGAAATTAACGGATTCATGGCTGTTACTT CTGATTCGATGGCTTCAATTAAAGGGTTGAAGACAGAGCTGTCTTCTCTAAGGATCAAGTGGGATGAAATATGTGAAGAAATGAACAAGAAGCA GGAAGATTTTATTTCATCTTGCCTAAATTTTCAGAAAGGTATTGACCAGGGAGAAAATTGTGAAATGAAGACTGTGTTGTCTCAAAAAGCAAATCTTGAAGATGAAATTAAACTGTTAACTATGAAAAACAGTTCACTGCAAAATTCTGTGTCAGCATTTGTGGAAGATTTACTTGAAGATCTTCATCATACCAACTCCG CTTTGCACTTTGAGATACAGAGTGGGAATCTAGAGAATGAAAAATTGCTCAAGGACATAGACGAACTAAAGGCTACACTACTTTCAGTTATTTCAATGTGA
- the LOC141710980 gene encoding uncharacterized protein LOC141710980 isoform X2: MEDSGAILCEISLLKDMLDQVNEEIESNYQITREIESEIVKCCEIETEYAVWESELTGTLYHLHFEINGFMAVTSDSMASIKGLKTELSSLRIKWDEICEEMNKKQEDFISSCLNFQKGIDQGENCEMKTVLSQKANLEDEIKLLTMKNSSLQNSVSAFVEDLLEDLHHTNSDLQFEIQRRNLENEDCSRT; this comes from the exons ATGGAGGATTCCGGCGCCATTTTATGCGAAATCTCTCTTCTTAAAGATATGCTTGATCAG GTAAATGAAGAAATTGAATCGAATTATCAGATAACTAGAGAAATTGAATCGGAGATTGTAAAGTGTTGTGAGATTGAGACGGAGTATGCGGTTTGGGAATCGGAATTGACCGGGACTTTGTACCACTTGCATTTCGAAATTAACGGATTCATGGCTGTTACTT CTGATTCGATGGCTTCAATTAAAGGGTTGAAGACAGAGCTGTCTTCTCTAAGGATCAAGTGGGATGAAATATGTGAAGAAATGAACAAGAAGCA GGAAGATTTTATTTCATCTTGCCTAAATTTTCAGAAAGGTATTGACCAGGGAGAAAATTGTGAAATGAAGACTGTGTTGTCTCAAAAAGCAAATCTTGAAGATGAAATTAAACTGTTAACTATGAAAAACAGTTCACTGCAAAATTCTGTGTCAGCATTTGTGGAAGATTTACTTGAAGATCTTCATCATACCAACTCCG
- the LOC141713146 gene encoding putative 3-hydroxyisobutyrate dehydrogenase-like 1, mitochondrial, whose amino-acid sequence MRLPLICKISQTTTTHLHRSMTTEASTTRVGWIGTGVMGRSMCTHLLKAGYTLTIFNRTQSKARPLLDLGANWASSPSDVASQSDVVFSIVGYPSDVRHVMLHPTSGALSGLNSGGILVDMTTSDPSLAVEISENAGAKGCFSIDAPVSGGDRGARNGTLSIFAGGDKKVIDTLSHIFNLLGKVSYMGESGKGQFAKLANQVAIASTMVGLIEGMIYAYKAGLDLPLFLDAISTGAAGSKLLDSYGTRILKRDFEARFYVNHFVKDLGICLRECQNMGIALPGLALAQQLYVSLQAHGEGDLGIQALVLALERLNNVSLHSVAASTEMP is encoded by the coding sequence ATGAGACTGCCATTAATTTGTAAAATATCCCAAACGACGACCACCCATCTCCACCGCAGCATGACCACCGAGGCATCCACCACACGTGTGGGCTGGATCGGTACTGGCGTAATGGGTCGTTCAATGTGCACCCACTTACTCAAAGCCGGCTACACTCTCACCATCTTCAATCGCACCCAATCCAAAGCCCGGCCCCTACTTGACCTGGGTGCTAACTGGGCCTCATCTCCCTCTGACGTCGCTTCTCAATCTGACGTCGTTTTCTCTATCGTAGGTTACCCTTCCGACGTCCGCCATGTCATGCTCCACCCTACTTCCGGCGCTCTCTCCGGCCTTAATTCCGGTGGAATTCTCGTCGACATGACAACCTCCGACCCCTCTCTAGCCGTCGAAATCTCAGAAAATGCAGGCGCCAAAGGTTGCTTCTCAATCGACGCTCCGGTCTCCGGCGGTGACCGTGGGGCCCGCAATGGGACTCTTTCGATATTTGCCGGAGGCGATAAGAAGGTTATAGATACATTATCTCATATATTTAATCTTCTTGGAAAGGTTAGTTATATGGGTGAGTCTGGGAAAGGCCAATTTGCGAAACTAGCTAATCAAGTTGCAATTGCATCGACTATGGTTGGATTAATCGAAGGAATGATTTATGCGTATAAGGCGGGTTTGGACTTACCTTTGTTTTTAGATGCTATTTCGACGGGTGCTGCTGGTTCCAAGTTACTTGATTCTTATGGGACTAGGATTTTGAAGAGAGATTTCGAGGCCCGCTTTTATGTTAATCATTTTGTTAAAGATTTAGGGATTTGTTTGAGGGAGTGTCAGAACATGGGTATTGCGTTGCCTGGATTAGCCTTGGCGCAACAGCTTTATGTTTCGCTTCAAGCTCACGGGGAAGGTGATTTGGGTATTCAAGCTTTGGTTTTGGCCTTGGAGAGGCTTAACAATGTCTCACTTCACTCTGTGGCTGCTTCAACTGAAATGCCGTAG